Part of the Solwaraspora sp. WMMA2065 genome is shown below.
TACCGACGGGGCACGACCCCGCAGCCACCGCCAGGCCAGCGCGGCGGTGGAGGGGAACGGGGTGCCGTCCAACCGGGCGACGGTCCGTAGCACGGCATCCTCCATCGCGCTGTCGGCGGGCGGCTCCAACTGCCGCAGCCAGGCCCGCTGACCGTAGCGCCGTGCCCAGACCGTGACCGCCTCGCGCAGGTCGTGCAGCTGCACACCTCTGTGGTGGGTGCCCGACCACATGTCCGGCAGTGACCGCCCGAGCTCGGCGTGCCACAGCAGCGGCGGGAGATCTTCGATCACCACCGCCATCCCCACATGGTTCACCGGGCTGTTCGTGGTCATCTGGATCGCCCGGTCGGGCATCGTTCGCCCGCGGAACAGCCACAGGTCACCGGTGCGGGTCAGTTCGACCGCCGCGTCGAGGGAGAGTGGTTCGCCGGTCACTCGACTACCCTAGGCGGATGCGTTGGTGGAAGGTAGTGGGCCTGGCCGCGTTCGTCGGGGTCGCCGCGACCGGAGCGGTCGTCGTCCGGGCCGAACGACGCCGTCGGGCCTACACGGCGGAACAGATCCGTGACCGGCTCCGACAGCGGCTCGTCGAGGCCGGGCCAGCGGACGCCCCGCCCTCAACCTGAGTGACCGGTCAGCCGAGCCGACGGCTCGGCTGACCGGTCACAGCAGTCGCGCCTCGCGCAGCAGGTGCGCCAGGCCGGCGCCGTCGGGCGCGGACAACCACCGCCGGCCACCCGGCCCGGCCGCCCTGGAGGTCTCACCGGCCGGTGCCGGCAGATTGCCGGCCAGGACCGCCTGCGTCGGCGAGAGCCGACGGATCGCCACCGCCGCCAGACTGTCCGGATGCTGCGCCGCGAACTCGGCGTAGATCTCCGGGTCGTGCTGCCCGTCGTCGCCCACCAGCAGCCAGCGGATCTGCGGGAACTCCTCCGCCAACCGGGCCAGGCTGGCGCGCTTGTGGTCCCGACCGCTGCGGAACCACCGTTCGGTGGTCGGACCCCAGTCCGTCAGCAGCAGCGGGCCGGCCGGGTAGAGATGCCGGGACAGGAACCGGCGCAAAGTCGGCGCGACGTTCCAGGCACCGGTGGACAGGTAGAGCACCGGCGCACCCGGATGCGCGGTGACCAGGCGTTCGTACAGCACCGCCATTCCGGCGACCGAGGCTCGGGCGTGCTCGTCCAACACGAACGTGTTCCACGCCGCCAACATCGGCCGGGGCAGCGCGGTCACCATGACCGTGTCATCGATGTCGGAGATGATGCCGAACCGGACCTGCGGGTCGACGATGCGTACCGGCGCGTCGACCGGCTCGGAGTCACCGCTGTGCAGCCGTACCGATGTCCAGCCGGGCTCCAGATCGGCCGGCACGACGGTGTCCACGAACCCGCCCCGGTCAGCCTGGACCTCGTGCCGCTTGCCGCCGGCCTCGATCACCACCGGCGCGTCCTTGACCGGCAGGGTGGCGAAACTGCGCCAGCCCCGTACCTTCTTCGCCCGCCGATGCGGGGGATCCGGCCGACCCAGCAGCACCCGCGCCATCACCCGGACCCAGCCCGGCGCCCCGTAGCCGGTGTACGGAATGAGCGTGAGATCCCAACCTCGTCGCCGCAGCCGGCGTTCCAACAGGGCGTGGATGGCATCCTCGAGCCGGACGGCTCGGTGGGCGCCACGCGCCGCCGGGCTCACGGGTGTCATCGCCACGGTGCCACCCTGCCACAGCCGCCCGTTGCGGGCACGGCGTGGTGATCGACCACGCGAAACCCGCTCAGCCGGCCGGTGTCGCCGCCGACACCGGCCGATCCGGCGTCCTCGCCTCAGGTCAGGTAGCGGCCAGTTCGATCTCCACCTCGGGTGGGTCGAGCAAACTGTTGTGCACCGTGCAGTGCGCGGCGACGGCCCGTAGCGCCGCCCGGCGTCCGGCCGGCAGTTCGTCCGGAACGCTCAGCTCGATCCGCACCGCGGCCACCCGGGCCGGCCGGTCGGCCGCCATCACGTACCGGGCACCGACGGCGAGCCCGTCCCGGGACAGCCCGTGCCGGACCAGGTAGCGGCCGGCGTAGTACGCCACACACGACGCGAGCGCGGCGACGAACAATTCGACCGGCGTCGGTGCGCTGTCCGAGCCGCCGCCGCTGACCGGCTGGTCGACCATGATCTGGTGGCCACGGACCTGCACCGCGTACCGCTCGCCGTCGACGTGCCGTACGGTCAGCCCGGGCTGCTTCGCCGGCTGACCAATCGATCCGGTCGGCTCGACCGGGACCGGGACCGGGACCG
Proteins encoded:
- a CDS encoding phosphatase domain-containing protein encodes the protein MTPVSPAARGAHRAVRLEDAIHALLERRLRRRGWDLTLIPYTGYGAPGWVRVMARVLLGRPDPPHRRAKKVRGWRSFATLPVKDAPVVIEAGGKRHEVQADRGGFVDTVVPADLEPGWTSVRLHSGDSEPVDAPVRIVDPQVRFGIISDIDDTVMVTALPRPMLAAWNTFVLDEHARASVAGMAVLYERLVTAHPGAPVLYLSTGAWNVAPTLRRFLSRHLYPAGPLLLTDWGPTTERWFRSGRDHKRASLARLAEEFPQIRWLLVGDDGQHDPEIYAEFAAQHPDSLAAVAIRRLSPTQAVLAGNLPAPAGETSRAAGPGGRRWLSAPDGAGLAHLLREARLL
- a CDS encoding OsmC family protein, giving the protein MNTIESTTEQRDSRQPVPVPVPVEPTGSIGQPAKQPGLTVRHVDGERYAVQVRGHQIMVDQPVSGGGSDSAPTPVELFVAALASCVAYYAGRYLVRHGLSRDGLAVGARYVMAADRPARVAAVRIELSVPDELPAGRRAALRAVAAHCTVHNSLLDPPEVEIELAAT